CCGGCGACGAGTGGGACGCGCAGATGCTCTACTTCCTGGACAAGGGCTTCCGCGTCATCGCCCCCGACCGGCGGGGCAACGGCCGCTCCAGCCAGATCGCCACGGGCCACGACATGGACCACTTCGCCTCGGACGTGGCGGAGCTCGCGGCCCACCTGGACCTGCGCGACGCGGTGCACATCGGCCACTCCACGGGCGGCGGCGAGGCGGCGCGCTACGTGGCGCGGCACGGCAAGGGCCGCGTGGCCAAGCTGGTGATGGTGGGCGCGGTGCCGCCGATCATGCTGAAGACCGCGGCCAACCCCGAAGGCCTGCCCATGGAGGTCTTCGACGGCTTCCGCCAGGCCCTGACGGACAACCGCGCGCAGTTCTTCCTGGACGTGCCGAGCGGCCCCTTCTACGGCTTCAACCGGCCGGACGCCGAAGTCTCCGAGGGCGCGGTCTACAACT
Above is a genomic segment from Desulfovibrio sp. X2 containing:
- a CDS encoding alpha/beta fold hydrolase, with the translated sequence MGTITTKDGAQIFYKDWGSGQPIVFHHGWPLSGDEWDAQMLYFLDKGFRVIAPDRRGNGRSSQIATGHDMDHFASDVAELAAHLDLRDAVHIGHSTGGGEAARYVARHGKGRVAKLVMVGAVPPIMLKTAANPEGLPMEVFDGFRQALTDNRAQFFLDVPSGPFYGFNRPDAEVSEGAVYNWWRQGMMGSAKAHYDCIKAFSETDFTEDLKAIDVPTLVMHGDDDQVVPIADSAMKSVKLLKNGTLKVYEGYPHGMCTIHADVINPDLLAFIKS